A single window of Parabacteroides pacaensis DNA harbors:
- a CDS encoding FecR family protein, with translation MDDFLILKFIEKQCSAEDARKVLQWIEADEENKKHFTRLQAIWTAIEMEHMAPWDKVDPAEVQYIMEKIGKKHYRRIISLSLAGCVAVAAAILFCVFFLRQPKNVYDYEKALAEVSNQKEITLSIHNEKKIELPDSSVVVTYNKKGQILINDTITVDEPSKKEEQSLNVIYVPYGKRSVIILEDGTKVHLNSGSSLAYPANFTSDKREVYLEGEAYFEVAKESARKFIVLTAYKSVEVLGTQFNVCIDKSFDKFETVLVTGKIGLESKTGKIELSPNQYYGLSYTSGEEELKTVDVEEYISWVDGKLKFQKEPLARVLNKLEKSYNIRILLTQSKYLGYTITGSLNLKDTPEETLNVLMKILIPNYKSQKQTLYQIKSK, from the coding sequence ATGGACGATTTTTTGATTTTGAAATTTATTGAAAAACAATGCTCTGCAGAAGATGCCCGGAAGGTGCTGCAATGGATTGAAGCCGATGAAGAAAATAAGAAACATTTCACCCGGCTGCAAGCTATTTGGACTGCCATAGAAATGGAACACATGGCACCTTGGGACAAAGTGGATCCTGCAGAAGTACAATATATAATGGAAAAGATTGGAAAGAAACACTATCGACGAATTATTTCCCTTTCTTTGGCTGGATGTGTTGCCGTTGCCGCAGCAATCTTGTTTTGTGTATTTTTTCTTCGGCAACCGAAAAATGTATACGATTATGAAAAGGCATTAGCCGAAGTTTCGAATCAAAAAGAAATTACTCTTTCTATTCATAATGAAAAGAAAATCGAATTGCCCGATTCATCGGTTGTGGTTACTTACAATAAGAAAGGGCAGATTTTAATTAACGATACCATTACTGTCGACGAACCTTCCAAAAAAGAAGAACAAAGTTTAAACGTAATTTATGTACCGTATGGAAAACGTTCTGTCATTATTTTGGAAGATGGAACGAAGGTACATCTGAATTCCGGTTCTTCGCTAGCTTATCCTGCCAATTTTACTTCAGATAAACGGGAGGTATATTTGGAAGGGGAAGCTTATTTTGAAGTAGCTAAAGAAAGTGCACGAAAGTTTATTGTGTTAACTGCTTATAAATCGGTTGAAGTATTAGGAACCCAATTTAATGTATGTATAGATAAATCTTTCGATAAGTTTGAAACTGTTTTGGTTACCGGTAAAATAGGATTGGAAAGTAAAACGGGAAAAATAGAACTTTCGCCGAATCAATATTATGGTCTCTCTTATACGTCAGGAGAAGAAGAACTGAAAACTGTAGATGTAGAAGAATATATCTCCTGGGTAGATGGAAAATTGAAATTTCAAAAAGAACCGTTAGCCAGAGTGTTGAATAAATTGGAAAAGTCTTATAATATCCGGATTCTATTGACACAATCTAAATACCTGGGATATACAATTACAGGAAGCTTAAACCTCAAGGATACTCCTGAGGAAACTTTAAATGTATTGATGAAAATTTTAATTCCAAACTATAAATCTCAAAAACAAACGTTATACCAAATTAAAAGTAAATAA
- a CDS encoding SusC/RagA family TonB-linked outer membrane protein: MRKRSNLKKRSPQKRGAWRRFLAVGLCGCVSMTMYANILKSQVSLSFNNTTLKNALEQLQDQAGVSIIYSNNVLNDEAVVSINTQNITLEEALGLLLANQDCSYKIENGQVMLFPKEKAETTVAVAQQDGVRIKGNVKDQNGETLPGVNVMVKGTTTGAITDIDGNFEITAPYDKASLIFSYVGFQPKEIKLEGKKVLNVVLVEDTKALEEVVVVGYTTQKKATITGSISTITTKDLKQSPTANLNNALAGRMPGLMVNQFSGGEPGVDRSDIRIRGVSTYGDQSPIVIVDGVERDMSYLAPEEIETFTILKDASATAPYGVRGANGVIIITTKRGKASEKPSINFKASVGSNRPVKFPTYLGSADYATLYNEAMINSNPGVDPSKLTLFSQEAINNFRMAKGDNSDGLGYNWDYFDYAFKTGIQQDYSLSVRGGSDRARYYVMANYYSQNGNYKHTDMTQYDTQANFKRYNFRANVDVDITKDFYIKVDLGARITDRHAPGTTANKVVAICNTQPPYLPITLPDNGVADNENYLLNNPYGLLYGDYRHRYNILGELSRTGYLIEKNTYLDGSFAIGHKLDFITKGLKVEGVFSYDAKEGNWIHRTLGDRSDGYANYTNYATFQPAEGSYGSFYMNNTNYTGKYILGNPWYDKDNTLGNSFSHNPAESKTYYQLKVDYLRTFGKHDVSAMVLFNRSTRSYDNRVAYRYQGLTGRATYAYANKYLAEFNIGYNGSENFAPGKRYGTFPAGSVGWVISREKFMEGTTNWLDNLKLRASFGLVGSDKISDSNDDRFAYLQFYTGGDGYSFGINEFGNGYSGTKEGNFANPDLTWEKARKLDVGLDFSLFGERLSVSIDYFKEHRYDIITNLSSGDKLGFPNVVGKAAPFLNSGIVDNQGIDFEIGWQGRIGKEFRYWIKPNFTFARNKIKFMNEITYENPWRRNTGKRIDEYFLYEVDHFVHDQAEADRLNAMNDGDGFQPWGKLYPGDVVYKDLNDDGKIDDEHDRRAMGNPRTPEIQFGIPFGVQYKGFDFTVLLQGAANCSLLLTGPATWDFPAYYQDQIGKVKPLHMNRWTEETKETATYPRLTIGAYENNKNGSSSLYLYNSSYLRVKNLEIGYSLPKSAIRFAGLQNVRFYIQGMNLLTFDGLKDADVDPETAKGEGAWYPIQRIFNFGIDITY, encoded by the coding sequence ATGAGAAAAAGATCGAATCTAAAGAAAAGATCCCCTCAGAAAAGAGGCGCTTGGAGAAGATTTTTGGCTGTTGGTTTATGTGGATGTGTGTCTATGACCATGTATGCTAATATCTTAAAATCGCAAGTAAGCTTGTCATTTAACAACACTACTTTGAAAAATGCCCTGGAACAATTGCAAGACCAGGCCGGCGTAAGCATTATCTATTCGAATAATGTGTTGAATGATGAAGCTGTAGTGAGTATTAATACTCAAAATATCACTTTGGAAGAAGCCTTGGGTTTGTTGCTGGCTAACCAGGATTGCTCTTATAAGATTGAAAACGGTCAGGTGATGTTGTTTCCTAAAGAAAAAGCTGAAACTACGGTAGCCGTTGCTCAACAAGATGGGGTAAGAATTAAAGGAAATGTCAAAGACCAGAATGGGGAGACTCTTCCGGGTGTGAATGTAATGGTGAAAGGAACCACTACCGGTGCTATAACCGATATAGACGGTAATTTTGAGATTACGGCTCCTTATGATAAGGCAAGCCTTATCTTTTCGTATGTAGGTTTTCAACCGAAAGAAATTAAGCTGGAAGGAAAAAAAGTTTTGAACGTAGTCTTAGTAGAAGATACGAAAGCTTTGGAAGAAGTTGTGGTAGTTGGTTATACCACACAAAAGAAAGCTACCATTACCGGATCTATCTCGACCATTACAACAAAAGATTTAAAACAAAGCCCGACAGCGAACTTGAACAATGCATTGGCTGGACGTATGCCGGGTTTAATGGTAAACCAGTTTAGCGGAGGGGAACCGGGAGTAGACCGTTCGGATATTAGGATACGTGGTGTTTCTACGTATGGAGACCAGTCACCTATTGTTATTGTGGATGGGGTAGAACGGGATATGAGTTACTTGGCTCCTGAAGAAATAGAAACGTTTACTATCTTGAAGGATGCTTCGGCTACGGCTCCTTACGGTGTACGCGGTGCGAATGGTGTCATTATTATTACAACAAAACGTGGTAAAGCATCGGAAAAGCCAAGTATAAATTTCAAGGCATCCGTAGGATCAAACCGTCCGGTGAAATTCCCTACCTATTTGGGTTCTGCTGATTATGCGACTTTGTACAATGAAGCGATGATTAACAGTAATCCGGGAGTAGATCCGTCTAAACTAACTTTATTCAGCCAGGAAGCTATTAATAATTTTAGAATGGCAAAAGGCGATAATTCGGATGGCTTGGGGTATAATTGGGATTATTTCGATTATGCATTTAAAACCGGGATACAACAAGATTATAGCTTGTCTGTACGAGGTGGTTCGGACCGTGCCCGTTATTATGTAATGGCAAATTATTATTCGCAGAACGGAAATTATAAACATACGGATATGACTCAGTATGATACGCAAGCGAATTTTAAACGGTATAATTTCCGTGCCAATGTAGATGTGGATATTACCAAAGATTTTTATATCAAGGTAGATTTGGGTGCTCGTATTACGGATCGCCACGCACCTGGTACTACTGCGAACAAAGTAGTTGCAATTTGTAATACCCAACCTCCTTATTTACCGATTACTTTGCCGGATAACGGAGTGGCTGATAATGAAAATTATCTATTGAATAATCCGTATGGATTGTTGTATGGAGATTACAGGCACCGTTATAATATTTTAGGTGAATTGTCGAGAACCGGTTATTTAATAGAAAAGAATACTTATCTGGATGGCTCGTTTGCTATAGGCCACAAGTTGGACTTTATCACTAAAGGATTGAAAGTGGAAGGTGTATTTTCGTACGATGCAAAGGAAGGGAACTGGATACACCGGACATTGGGCGACCGGAGTGATGGGTATGCAAATTATACTAATTACGCAACTTTTCAACCGGCAGAAGGTAGCTACGGTTCTTTTTATATGAATAATACAAATTATACCGGAAAATACATTCTAGGTAATCCGTGGTATGATAAAGACAATACATTAGGAAATAGTTTTTCCCATAATCCGGCTGAAAGTAAAACTTATTATCAATTGAAAGTGGATTATCTGCGTACTTTCGGCAAACATGATGTATCTGCCATGGTTTTGTTTAATCGCTCTACCCGCAGTTATGATAATCGGGTGGCTTATCGTTATCAAGGTTTGACAGGCCGTGCTACATACGCGTATGCGAATAAATATCTTGCGGAATTTAATATCGGTTATAACGGTTCGGAAAACTTTGCACCGGGTAAACGATACGGAACTTTTCCTGCAGGATCTGTGGGATGGGTTATTTCCCGGGAAAAATTTATGGAAGGAACAACTAATTGGCTGGATAATTTGAAATTGAGAGCTTCTTTCGGTTTGGTAGGTAGCGATAAGATTTCAGATAGTAATGATGACCGTTTTGCTTATTTGCAGTTTTATACGGGCGGTGACGGTTATTCTTTCGGTATAAACGAATTCGGTAATGGATATTCTGGTACTAAAGAAGGTAACTTTGCTAATCCGGATTTGACTTGGGAGAAAGCAAGAAAATTGGATGTCGGTTTAGACTTTTCTCTCTTTGGCGAACGGTTATCGGTTAGTATCGATTATTTTAAAGAACATCGGTATGATATTATTACTAATTTAAGTTCCGGAGATAAATTAGGTTTTCCCAACGTAGTCGGGAAAGCTGCTCCTTTCCTCAATTCCGGAATTGTTGATAATCAGGGTATTGATTTTGAAATAGGCTGGCAGGGACGTATCGGTAAGGAGTTCCGTTATTGGATTAAACCCAACTTTACGTTTGCCCGGAACAAAATCAAGTTTATGAACGAAATTACGTATGAAAACCCATGGCGTAGAAATACAGGGAAACGTATCGATGAATATTTTTTGTATGAAGTAGATCATTTTGTTCATGATCAGGCAGAAGCTGATCGTTTAAATGCTATGAATGATGGGGACGGTTTCCAACCGTGGGGAAAGCTCTATCCCGGAGATGTGGTATATAAAGATTTAAATGATGACGGAAAAATTGATGATGAACACGACCGTAGGGCCATGGGAAATCCGAGAACGCCGGAAATACAATTCGGTATTCCTTTCGGAGTCCAATATAAGGGTTTCGACTTTACTGTATTGTTACAAGGGGCTGCAAACTGTAGCTTATTGTTAACTGGACCTGCTACTTGGGATTTTCCAGCATATTATCAAGATCAGATTGGTAAAGTGAAACCGTTACACATGAATCGTTGGACGGAAGAAACAAAAGAAACGGCGACTTACCCGCGGTTAACGATCGGTGCTTATGAAAATAATAAGAACGGATCTAGTAGTTTATATTTGTATAATTCCTCTTATTTACGGGTGAAAAATCTGGAAATAGGATACTCATTACCTAAGAGCGCGATCCGTTTTGCCGGTCTGCAAAATGTTCGTTTCTATATTCAAGGGATGAACTTGTTAACTTTCGATGGATTGAAAGATGCGGACGTTGACCCGGAAACAGCTAAAGGAGAAGGTGCTTGGTATCCGATTCAACGTATATTCAATTTTGGAATAGATATTACTTACTAA
- a CDS encoding 6-bladed beta-propeller, with the protein MKYIIKTLVWLNNRLIIRVLLGLLLVSCQHKTVHEEAVRDQYIYKNAESLIEVSDTAEVIDVTKAIPLSIREFIENLVDSVYFLQLSSKELIGEVWKLHFFEDKIYILDRFVAKKVFIFNFKGELLRVIDSQGGGPEEYLLLGEIAIEESKKELLVSDGGSTKYLHYSLDGEFLYVTKGITKSYYYPGSDGIYYNSLGYGQMRSESNDCHELLVSKDTSIIRIGFPFFPLQQNAAIGNPFYKNTLGELLYTSCLCDTVYQLLSDSSYRAKYVVEQAKSLWKHKDEYLTNSQQTDLVFNQAYTSFDHSFLENEDFCVVPICKKYKRGVLISPYYYNKENRSVHYLDLEKGFDSSTPFKKGFFNIVNPKCTYKGYFVGAFNPAPVKEGKELLNPSYREILEKADENTNPVLIFYKLNPKYK; encoded by the coding sequence ATGAAGTATATTATAAAGACACTTGTATGGTTGAATAACAGGTTAATTATAAGGGTTTTGTTAGGACTTTTATTAGTTTCGTGTCAACATAAAACGGTGCATGAGGAGGCGGTCCGTGACCAATATATTTATAAAAATGCAGAAAGTCTTATAGAGGTTAGTGATACTGCTGAAGTTATTGATGTTACAAAGGCGATTCCATTATCTATCAGGGAATTTATTGAAAACTTGGTAGATAGTGTTTATTTTTTACAGCTTTCTTCAAAAGAACTTATAGGTGAAGTATGGAAACTTCATTTTTTTGAAGACAAAATATATATATTAGATCGATTTGTAGCTAAGAAGGTGTTTATTTTTAATTTTAAAGGAGAGTTACTTCGTGTTATTGATTCGCAAGGTGGAGGACCGGAAGAGTATTTATTATTAGGTGAAATAGCGATAGAGGAATCGAAAAAAGAATTATTAGTTTCTGACGGTGGAAGTACTAAATATCTCCATTATTCTTTAGACGGGGAATTTTTATATGTCACAAAAGGTATTACTAAATCCTATTATTATCCGGGAAGTGATGGCATCTATTATAATAGCTTGGGGTATGGACAGATGAGAAGTGAGTCTAATGATTGTCATGAACTTCTAGTTTCTAAAGATACATCCATTATTCGTATAGGTTTTCCTTTCTTTCCTCTCCAACAGAATGCAGCGATAGGAAATCCTTTTTATAAAAATACATTAGGAGAATTACTATATACTTCATGTTTATGTGATACCGTATATCAGTTGTTGTCAGATTCTTCGTATAGAGCGAAATACGTGGTAGAACAAGCAAAAAGTTTATGGAAGCATAAAGATGAATATTTAACGAATTCTCAACAGACTGATTTGGTATTCAATCAAGCATATACTTCTTTTGATCATTCCTTCCTTGAAAATGAAGATTTTTGTGTGGTGCCAATCTGTAAAAAATATAAGCGTGGTGTTTTAATAAGTCCTTATTATTATAATAAAGAGAATAGATCGGTGCATTATCTGGATTTAGAGAAAGGCTTTGATTCTTCAACACCTTTTAAGAAGGGTTTCTTTAATATAGTGAATCCTAAATGCACTTATAAGGGGTATTTTGTAGGAGCTTTTAATCCTGCCCCCGTAAAGGAGGGAAAGGAGTTATTAAATCCTTCCTATCGGGAAATCCTGGAAAAAGCTGATGAAAATACAAATCCGGTACTTATTTTTTATAAATTGAATCCAAAGTATAAATGA
- a CDS encoding RNA polymerase sigma-70 factor yields the protein MDIQVNLLKNGNEKAFKKIVESYWPRLYRFALTYVMDEEVAKEIVQDTFLTLWEQRKSLEEDTCLITYLMVINKNKCLNYLKLTKVETMPLSELSEVAVYHRSNLYVLEDESLEILITKELSAAIDASLAKLSPRTREIFIMSRYKGLKNKEIASLQNITVKTVEFHINKALRQLQCDLSKEYLTTFLICFYFFFTQK from the coding sequence ATGGACATACAGGTAAATTTGCTGAAAAATGGGAACGAAAAAGCCTTTAAGAAAATTGTAGAATCTTATTGGCCCCGTTTGTATAGATTTGCTCTGACTTATGTAATGGATGAGGAAGTAGCCAAAGAAATTGTGCAAGACACTTTTCTAACTTTATGGGAACAAAGGAAATCTCTAGAGGAAGATACTTGTTTGATTACTTACTTGATGGTCATCAATAAAAATAAATGCCTGAACTATCTTAAATTAACCAAGGTAGAGACTATGCCTTTAAGTGAGCTTTCCGAAGTTGCCGTTTATCATAGAAGTAACCTGTATGTATTGGAAGATGAATCGTTGGAAATCCTTATAACAAAAGAACTAAGTGCCGCTATTGATGCTTCATTGGCTAAACTTTCACCAAGAACAAGAGAAATATTTATAATGAGCCGTTATAAGGGGTTAAAAAATAAAGAAATAGCATCTTTGCAAAATATTACAGTTAAAACTGTGGAATTCCATATAAATAAGGCTCTTAGGCAACTTCAATGTGATTTATCCAAAGAATATTTAACCACCTTTCTTATCTGTTTCTATTTTTTTTTCACTCAAAAATAA
- a CDS encoding glycosyltransferase family 39 protein, with protein MKTNKKHKLLYCVTLIVITNICYYPIVNSDFLYYWDDQWVVMNTYTTEGLTLHNLIHTFTDFYHGQYAPLNELNYIIIYSCWGYNPLPFHIANIIWHSINILLSFLFFYKLLKKLLPSNNYFLIAFFTVLLWGIHPLTVESVAWISASKVLIYTCFYLIASLIYLEYLEKKKIIYYLLSFIFFSFSFLGKEQAVVFPLFLLLLDWINNRNLKTKEIWLEKTPFFICALFFGLITILSQGNGGNAPIYPIGQRLVLGCYTLFEYIIKCIIPIKLLYIYPFPIQVGEILPLRFYLYPVILLILGYCIFILGKRKILIFSFLFFLIHIVVALHIIPISRFAIVADRYVYLSCLSITFLFAFYGIKIWNKTKFRTLYLIICAIYFLYLATYTNYYSRQWKSTTSLKKEMRELLKHREDYYLYKKISKESDYKSMFN; from the coding sequence ATGAAAACAAATAAAAAACATAAACTATTATATTGTGTAACTCTCATAGTAATAACCAATATATGTTACTATCCTATTGTAAATAGTGACTTTTTATACTATTGGGATGATCAATGGGTGGTAATGAACACATATACTACAGAAGGATTAACATTGCATAATCTCATTCATACCTTTACTGATTTTTATCATGGGCAATATGCTCCTCTTAATGAGCTTAATTATATAATAATATATTCGTGCTGGGGATATAACCCATTACCTTTTCACATAGCCAATATAATATGGCATTCTATAAATATACTTTTAAGTTTTCTCTTCTTTTATAAGCTTTTAAAAAAACTTCTTCCCTCTAACAATTATTTTCTAATTGCTTTTTTTACTGTTTTGCTTTGGGGAATACACCCTCTCACAGTAGAATCAGTTGCATGGATTAGTGCCTCTAAAGTTTTAATTTATACATGTTTTTATTTAATAGCATCTTTAATCTACTTAGAATATCTTGAGAAGAAAAAAATTATATATTACTTATTATCTTTTATCTTCTTTTCTTTCTCATTTTTAGGAAAAGAACAGGCTGTCGTTTTTCCTTTATTCTTACTTTTGTTAGACTGGATTAATAATCGCAATCTTAAGACAAAAGAGATTTGGTTAGAAAAAACGCCCTTTTTTATCTGTGCTTTATTTTTTGGATTAATCACAATTCTTTCTCAAGGCAATGGAGGAAATGCTCCTATCTATCCTATAGGCCAACGTTTAGTGTTAGGTTGCTATACACTTTTTGAATACATTATAAAATGTATCATACCAATTAAGTTATTATATATTTATCCTTTTCCTATCCAAGTAGGAGAAATTTTACCATTACGCTTTTATCTTTATCCAGTTATCTTATTAATACTAGGATATTGTATCTTCATTTTAGGAAAAAGAAAAATATTGATATTTAGCTTTCTTTTCTTCCTAATACATATAGTTGTTGCTTTACATATAATTCCCATTTCACGCTTTGCTATTGTTGCAGATCGTTATGTATATTTGTCATGCTTAAGCATTACATTTCTCTTTGCATTTTATGGAATAAAAATATGGAATAAAACAAAATTTCGAACATTATACCTAATAATATGCGCAATATATTTCTTATATCTAGCTACCTATACAAACTATTATAGTCGCCAATGGAAAAGTACCACCTCTTTGAAAAAAGAAATGCGCGAATTGCTCAAGCACCGGGAAGACTATTATTTATATAAAAAAATCTCTAAAGAGAGTGATTATAAATCTATGTTTAATTAA